In the genome of Mytilus trossulus isolate FHL-02 unplaced genomic scaffold, PNRI_Mtr1.1.1.hap1 h1tg000244l__unscaffolded, whole genome shotgun sequence, one region contains:
- the LOC134701366 gene encoding pleckstrin homology domain-containing family H member 1-like, with translation MEEEDINWKERCLILETSLQKFREQVTKIRETLGLKVKDLEGKKLEAEYEAKTAADKIQIMEQQLAAINMQPDELDGRIHILEKQCVEKEEKIRSLQLYLEEQKLQRQHDAKMVEEKAGKIKEWVTSKLQQIETKNQELQQENESLQDQVEILRERLQALPAFAAKEIYRLSQQSSVSRASSYIEEEESSYCADSRPNSVFTDISHLVENAISRSSSRPQSETFSPIDLTDTKCRPVSEGGWSEARSEVIQLRPLSRTRPSSDYAESRSRSDVSSSSQDMSEDSIPPAIPKRPSPSVLQAIEQELEDKRENSISPPSDTKSSASMKSDKDTALDSNSDDSMPDIETIPLYHEVDQNHESTYELKKCLPPQVVIGRKVFSGENRLLDSLVSSSNDDDDKNDGKNNNSFLLNNGEDNDYDDEEDIIIEDIIIKTESSPVVTLTPMSSRTPISPFFPRTPSESPSSVYNHSSNNVSAIATLPRVKKRHDKSSPLQLMYSAGGVPEGIVSHDKPPPVLEPHIVTGKTSSFWDSRTYAIPKKVKDTSQPHTSTSKPSVPQTVIGKLYKEFDVPVYATLKGKAAQIRSTPFTEDSSTDSSDEDCSLIVTQAEPSKTNKVQQSSSGAIKRGVSSYSASSEVSCDYVDPPEENSGKSDSDTSEPEQKLLKYAVDNCKHDTLEKFGYLSKLGGKVKMWKRRWFVLRNGELFYYKSQHDVLRKPQGSIKLDDQSRVVHTKGEMAFQITSGKKTYYFTADTLSETEKWIRLLQKVFKRQATSFLLDHMDTKAVLKGTLHKVRNGVSRKCWCVLVGRYLIYHRNPSDKTPLGQIHLRDARIEDIDNNNDSDDEADVTKETKHAIAIWPPFQGPTYLMLPSQHEKDSWLYHLTVAAGGGTGNVGTEYEQIISKVMECNADSNSVYWKHPLLLHSKDPINKPLTTLPTAELELKALEIFKLILQFTYTLIESTNLEYHTNLSQKLLDICLAYPELQNELFCQLIKQTSSHPVQQKTAVQNLLLCGKHSWYLCHATPTSPTGSLMDLSDSRLNPAANVILQGWQLLSMCVSLFLPKQSIMWHLRVHLQRHADQRSDIGKYAIFCQRALERTILKGIREVRPSRMEVLSILLRNPYHHSQPISIPVHFLNNTYQVVSFDGSTTVEELLHSLTKKLSMRDSNQSGFALFSDDPCIIEGEHFLQSHIKVCDVISKWEHIFKENNSGKLDSSRTIKFLYKNRLYFKSTCKSETDKEKLLLAYQINDDIVQGRFPLNKDLALELTSLLAQVEYGDLKLSTSDYSENGDICQTNVAQQVSTVLDRFYPKKFTSISEEEQRSVISKLLERWSSLRGRSAQDCIRVYLAVVRKWQNCGAKLFRTKTKTSLSNTEDVWLAVHEEGITVLEYSTMQPIISYDYRSVITFGGWKDDFMIVATQLIESAPHHYEHRTEKLLFTMQKWKILEITLLMASYINVRVQRPSNDISPES, from the exons ATGGAGGAAGAAGACATTAATTGGAAAGAAAGATGCCTGATACTAGAAACTTCACTACAGAAATTCAGGGAACAAGTGACCAAAATCAGAGAAACACTTGGATTAAAG GTAAAAGATTTGGAGGGAAAGAAACTAGAAGCAGAATATGAAGCAAAGACAGCTGCAGATAAG ATACAGATCATGGAACAACAGTTAGCAGCCATTAACATGCAGCCAGATGAATTGGATGGTAGAATTCATATCCTAGAAAAACAGTGTGTAGAAAAAGAGGAGAAAATCAGATCTTTACAGCTATATCTAGAAGAACAG aaactACAAAGGCAACATGATGCTAAGATGGTAGAAGAAAAGGCTGGTAAAATAAAGGAATGGGTCACATCTAAATTACAACAG atagAAACAAAGAATCAAGAATTACAACAAGAAAATGAATCTCTTCAGGATCAAGTAGAAATTTTACGAGAACGTCTCCAAGCTTTGCCAGCTTTTGCTGCTAAAGAAATTTACCGATTAAGCCAACAg agtTCTGTATCTAGAGCTTCATCTTATATAGAGGAGGAAGAGTCTTCTTATTGTGCTGATTCACGACCTAATTCTGTCTTCACAGACATCTCTCATCTAGTAGAAAATGCAATATCTAGGTCAAGTTCACGACCTCAGTCAGAAACATTTAGCCCTATTGACCTTACAGACACTAAATGTAGACCTGTATCAGAAGGTGGCTGGTCTGAAGCTAGGTCTGAAGTTATTCAACTACGACCTTTGTCTCGGACACGACCTTCTTCAGATTATGCTGAatcaaggtcaaggtcagatgtcaGTTCAAGTTCTCAGGACATGTCAGAAGATTCAATTCCACCAGCTATTCCTAAACGTCCTTCCCCATCAGTATTACAAGCTATTGAACAGGAGTTAGAAGATAAACGAGAAAACAGTATCAGCCCTCCGTCAGATACCAAAAGCTCGGCCAGTATGAAAAGTGACAAAGATACAGCATTAGACAGCAACAGTGATGATAGTATGCCTGATATAGAAACTATTCCACTTTATCATGAAGTGGACCAGAATCACGAAAGTACGTACGAACTGAAAAAATGTCTACCTCCTCAAGTTGTGATTGGACGTAAAGTGTTTAGCGGTGAAAATAGACTTCTTGATTCTCTTGTTAGTTCTAgtaatgatgatgatgataaaaATGACGGGAAAAATAATAacagttttttgttaaataatggaGAAGATAATGACTATGATGATGAGGAGGATATTATCATAGAAGATATAATTATCAAAACCGAGAGTTCTCCTGTTGTGACCTTGACCCCTATGTCATCAAGGACACCAATTTCACCTTTCTTTCCAAGAACACCTTCAGAATCTCCAAGTAGTGTATATAATCATAGTTCAAATAATGTGTCGGCCATTGCAACATTACCTCGTGTGAAAAAGAGACATGACAAATCTTCACCATTACAATTGATGTATAGTGCTGGAGGAGTACCAGAGGGGATAGTATCACATGACAAACCACCCCCTGTCTTGGAGCCTCATATTGTCACTGGGAAAACATCTTCATTTTGG GATAGCAGAACTTATGCCATACCTAAGAAAGTTAAAGACACTAGTCAACCACATACCT CCACATCTAAGCCATCAGTACCACAAACAGTAATTGGTAAACTGTATAAAGAGTTTGATGTTCCTGTCTATGCAACTCTTAAAGGG AAGGCAGCACAGATCAGGAGTACTCCTTTCACTGAAGATTCCTCTACAGATTCTTCTGATGAAGACTGTTCACTTATTGTAACTCAGGCAGAACCttctaaaacaaataaagttcAGCAGAGCAGCTCAGGGGCCATTAAAAGGG GTGTATCTAGTTATTCAGCGTCATCTGAGGTATCATGTGACTATGTTGATCCTCCAGAGGAGAACTCAGGGAAAAGTGATTCTGATACTTCAGAACCTGAACAGAAGCTACTCAAGTATGCTGTAGATAACTGTAAACAT GACACATTGGAGAAATTTGGTTACCTGTCAAAACTTGGTGGTAAagttaaaatgtggaaaagaAGATGGTTTGTTCTCAggaatggagagttgttttattataaatctCAG caTGATGTACTAAGAAAACCTCAGGGATCAATTAAACTAGATGACCAGTCTAGAGTTGTGCATACTAAAGGGGAAATGGCATTTCAG atCACCTCAGGAAAGAAGACGTACTATTTTACAGCAGATACCCTGTCTGAAACAGAGAAATGGATAAGAT TACTACAGAAGGTGTTTAAAAGACAAGCTACAAGTTTCTTATTAGATCACATGGACACTAAAGCTGTACTGAAAGGAACATTGCATAAA gtGAGGAATGGAGTTTCAAGGAAATGTTGGTGTGTTTTGGTTGgtagatatcttatatatcaCAGGAATCCATCTGACAAG ACACCATTAGGCCAGATACATTTAAGAGATGCCAGGATAGAAGACATTGATAATAATAACGATTCTGATGATGAAGCTGATGTAACCAAGGAAACCAAACATGCCATAGCAATATGGCCGCCATTCCAAGGACCAACCTATCTTATGTTACCCAGTCAACATGAAAAG GATTCCTGGTTGTACCATTTAACAGTGGCTGCAGGGGGAGGGACAGGCAATGTGGGGACAGAATATGAACAGATTATATCTAAAGTGATGGAGTGTAATGCAGATTCTA attcTGTATATTGGAAACACCCACTATTATTACACAGTAAGGACCCTATCAATAAACCCCTCACAACACTCCCCACTGCTGAACTGGAGTTAAAGGCACTGGAAATATTTAAG TTGATACTCCAGTTTACCTATACACTAATAGAATCAACAAATTTAGAATACCATACCAACTTGTCTCAGAAGTTATTAGATATCTGTCTGGCGTATCCAGAACTACAGAATGAACTTTTCTGTCAACTCATTAAACAAACATCTAGTCATCCAGTCCAACAGAAAACAGCTGTACAG aatttattattatgtgGAAAACATTCCTGGTATTTATGCCATGCTACACCTACCTCACCCACTGGATCATTAATGGACTTGTCCGACTCTAGATTAAACCCTGCAGCTAATGTCATATTACAGGGGTGGCAGCTATTGTCCATGTGTGTTTCATTATTCCTCCCAAAACAGAGCATTATGTGGCATTTAAGAGTACATCTACAAAGGCATGCTGACCAAAG GTCAGATATTGGGAAGTATGCCATATTTTGTCAGCGAGCTCTAGAGAGGACCATTCTAAAAGGGATTCGTGAAGTGAGACCTTCACGGATGGAAGTGTTGTCTATCTTGTTACGTAATCCATATCATCATTCTCAACCAATCAGTATTCCTGtacattttctaaataataCATACCAG gTTGTTAGTTTTGATGGGTCTACAACAGTAGAGGAGCTGTTACATTCTCTCACAAAGAAGTTATCCATGAGGGATTCTAATCAGTCAGGGTTTGCCCTCTTTAGTGATGACCCATGTATTATTGAGGGGGAACATTTCTTACAGTCACATATCAAG GTTTGTGATGTCATATCCAAGTGGGAACATATATTTAAAGAGAATAACTCAGGGAAATTAGACAGCAGCAGGACGATAAAGTTTCTGTACAAAAATAG GTTGTATTTCAAGTCAACATGCAAATCAGAAACAGATAAAGAGAAGTTGCTGCTAGCCTATCAAATCAACGATGATATTGTTCAGGGAAGATTTCCTCTCAATAAAGACCTGGCTCTAGAATTAACTTCATTGTTAGCTCAG GTAGAATATGGTGATCTAAAGCTGTCAACCTCAGACTATAGTGAGAATGGAGATATATGCCAGACAAACGTTGCACAACAAGTATCAACAGTATTAGATAGATTTTATCCTAAAAAGTTTACCTCTATATCAGAAGAAGAACAAAG GTCTGTGATAAGTAAATTGTTGGAGAGATGGTCATCTTTACGTGGTAGATCAGCTCAGGATTGTATACGGGTATATTTAGCTGTGGTCAGAAAATGGCAGAACTGTGGTGCTAAACTATTTAGAACAAAG ACAAAAACTTCTCTCAGTAATACTGAAGACGTATGGTTAGCTGTCCATGAAGAGGGGATTACTGTATTAGAATATTCAACAATG CAACCAATAATTTCCTATGATTACCGGTCAGTCATTACGTTTGGTGGTTGGAAAGATGATTTCATGATTGTTGCTACACAGTTAATAGAGTCAGCTCCACATCATTATGAACACAGAACAGAGAAATTGTTATTTACCATGCAGAAATGGAAG ATTTTGGAGATAACTTTACTGATGGCCAGTTATATCAATGTACGAGTACAAAGACCTTCTAATGATATCAGCCCAGAATCATGA